The Bacteroidota bacterium genome window below encodes:
- a CDS encoding TfoX/Sxy family DNA transformation protein — protein sequence MNQKESIKELMQIPSVGVSIANDLYGIGIKKIKDLENKNPRRLYEKLNKTTGATHDVCVLYAFRCAVYFASNKKHDKEKLKWWNWKNLTINENKNYEH from the coding sequence GTGAATCAAAAAGAATCCATAAAAGAATTAATGCAAATCCCAAGTGTTGGTGTTTCCATAGCAAATGATTTATACGGAATTGGAATAAAAAAAATTAAGGATTTAGAGAATAAAAATCCTCGAAGGCTTTACGAAAAGCTGAACAAAACAACCGGAGCTACTCACGATGTATGTGTTTTATACGCTTTCCGCTGCGCAGTCTATTTTGCATCAAATAAAAAACATGATAAAGAAAAGCTGAAATGGTGGAACTGGAAAAACCTAACTATCAATGAAAATAAAAATTATGAACATTAA
- a CDS encoding cytochrome c maturation protein CcmE has translation MSKQARIIVGVIIVLVFLVVGFMSFMDSKIEYVNFQEAQSRQRTVEVKGQWVKDKDSKFDANTNQFTFFMKDDNANEMKVVFDGAKPNNFEVAEAVVVKGKVKDGYFHAKDILTKCPSKYEAKGTDVKN, from the coding sequence ATGTCTAAGCAGGCAAGAATAATAGTAGGAGTTATCATTGTTTTGGTATTCCTTGTCGTGGGTTTTATGTCCTTCATGGATAGTAAAATTGAATATGTGAATTTCCAGGAGGCGCAAAGCCGCCAGCGTACAGTTGAAGTAAAAGGCCAGTGGGTAAAGGATAAAGATTCTAAATTCGATGCCAATACAAACCAGTTTACTTTCTTCATGAAAGATGATAACGCTAACGAAATGAAAGTTGTTTTTGACGGCGCAAAGCCGAATAACTTTGAAGTTGCAGAAGCAGTTGTAGTAAAAGGAAAAGTAAAAGACGGCTACTTCCACGCAAAAGATATTTTAACAAAATGTCCTTCTAAATACGAAGCAAAAGGAACTGACGTTAAGAACTGA
- the ccsA gene encoding cytochrome c biogenesis protein CcsA, whose protein sequence is MAGKILVYAAFFASIISVITFFLVHLGKEKYLKFGRLFFHVTTISVISAAIYMMYLILTHHYEFAYIWEHSNSELQLPLLISTFYAGQEGSFMLWTFMTAVLGVFLLNYVSKGDRLEPQVMSVYALILAFLALILILKSPFLYVWDKWPGDVEVGFIPDKGKGLNPLLQNFWMSIHPPTLFIGFASLAVPFCFAIATLMKNKYDDWVRFSMPWLLFSGGVLGLGIMMGGYWAYGVLGWGGYWAWDPVENSSFIPWLVTVAAIHTMIAQKRTGGYKKTNLILCILSFLLVLYSTFLTRSGILGDSSVHSFVDPGHEVYIALVAFIGLFILIAIVALIYRTKELKALNLHPNKLLSRESSLFLGTITLCAAALVITAGTSWPIISKGSVDGAFYNKMNLPIAIMIAFINGISLLLKWKNTPEKQFFKGLMFPLILALAVTLGLVYIGVQDFLIALFALAALFTFFINIEIAVNIIRKTRSQAGAYIAHVGLALVFLGIIGSSKYSKEENISLELNKPKQALGYTFTYVGAEPFEDPNNKTDTKYHFNVIVEKDGKEMTMQPIMYFSQFSNGVMKNPDIANFPTKDLYLSPMGLEQPSQFSEKDIHEMKKGDEIKVGDMKIQFVDFDFGGIEQGGKEMQSGNFMIGATLKVTDSKFTETVSPKIKYTEGNPEYTPASMTGNDNYEFYFTKMNAQGKDGAVAMIAVVDKKNPSKDGVTEETLVLTASIKPFINVLWIGTGVLVLGFVISIFRRRKELRS, encoded by the coding sequence ATGGCAGGAAAAATTCTAGTATACGCTGCATTTTTTGCATCTATTATCTCCGTGATAACGTTTTTTCTCGTTCATCTCGGAAAAGAAAAATATTTAAAGTTCGGAAGATTGTTTTTTCACGTTACAACAATCAGTGTAATCTCCGCAGCAATTTACATGATGTACCTCATTCTGACTCATCACTATGAGTTTGCTTATATATGGGAACACAGTAACAGCGAGCTCCAGCTTCCCCTGTTAATCTCTACATTCTACGCAGGGCAGGAAGGCAGCTTTATGCTCTGGACTTTCATGACGGCAGTTTTAGGAGTGTTCTTATTAAATTACGTTTCGAAAGGTGACAGGCTTGAGCCGCAGGTGATGTCAGTGTATGCTCTTATACTTGCCTTCCTTGCATTGATTTTAATTTTAAAATCACCGTTCCTTTATGTCTGGGATAAATGGCCGGGCGATGTTGAAGTCGGTTTTATTCCTGATAAAGGAAAAGGTTTAAATCCATTATTACAAAATTTCTGGATGTCAATTCATCCACCTACATTGTTTATAGGTTTTGCATCGTTAGCAGTTCCGTTTTGCTTTGCAATTGCAACACTGATGAAAAACAAATACGATGACTGGGTAAGATTTTCAATGCCGTGGTTGTTATTTTCAGGCGGTGTATTAGGACTCGGAATTATGATGGGCGGTTACTGGGCTTATGGCGTACTTGGATGGGGCGGTTACTGGGCATGGGATCCAGTAGAAAATTCTTCTTTCATTCCATGGTTAGTTACTGTTGCAGCCATTCACACAATGATTGCGCAGAAAAGAACAGGCGGTTATAAAAAAACAAATTTAATTCTTTGCATACTTTCGTTTTTACTTGTTCTGTACTCTACCTTCTTAACGAGAAGCGGAATACTTGGTGATTCTTCAGTTCACTCTTTTGTTGACCCGGGACATGAAGTTTACATAGCGCTGGTTGCATTCATAGGACTTTTTATTCTGATTGCAATCGTTGCATTGATTTACAGAACAAAAGAACTGAAAGCACTCAATCTTCATCCTAACAAACTTTTATCAAGAGAGTCTTCTTTATTCTTAGGAACGATTACTTTATGCGCAGCAGCCCTTGTTATTACGGCAGGAACAAGCTGGCCGATTATTTCTAAGGGTTCTGTTGACGGAGCATTTTATAATAAAATGAACCTCCCGATTGCAATCATGATTGCATTCATAAACGGTATCAGTTTATTATTGAAATGGAAGAACACTCCTGAAAAACAATTCTTCAAAGGGTTAATGTTCCCATTGATTTTAGCGTTAGCAGTTACATTAGGATTAGTTTACATCGGTGTTCAGGATTTCCTAATCGCATTATTTGCTTTAGCAGCATTATTCACATTCTTTATTAATATAGAAATAGCAGTAAATATAATAAGAAAGACCAGAAGCCAGGCAGGAGCTTACATCGCTCACGTTGGTTTGGCATTGGTATTTCTTGGAATAATCGGTTCATCAAAATACAGCAAAGAAGAAAATATTTCTTTGGAACTGAATAAACCGAAACAAGCTCTCGGTTATACATTTACATACGTAGGTGCAGAACCATTTGAGGATCCTAACAACAAAACAGATACGAAGTATCACTTTAATGTTATAGTTGAAAAAGACGGCAAGGAAATGACAATGCAGCCGATAATGTACTTCAGTCAGTTCTCAAACGGAGTAATGAAAAATCCTGACATAGCGAACTTCCCGACGAAGGATTTATATCTTTCGCCAATGGGACTTGAGCAACCGTCACAATTCTCAGAAAAGGATATCCATGAAATGAAGAAAGGCGATGAAATAAAAGTCGGTGATATGAAAATCCAGTTTGTTGATTTTGATTTCGGCGGAATAGAGCAGGGCGGAAAAGAAATGCAATCGGGTAATTTTATGATTGGCGCAACTTTGAAAGTCACTGACAGCAAATTCACGGAAACAGTATCTCCGAAGATAAAATATACAGAAGGCAATCCTGAATATACTCCAGCTTCAATGACAGGAAACGATAACTATGAATTCTACTTTACAAAGATGAATGCACAGGGAAAAGACGGAGCAGTTGCTATGATTGCAGTTGTTGATAAAAAGAATCCATCAAAGGACGGAGTAACGGAAGAAACGTTAGTTCTTACTGCATCCATTAAGCCGTTCATAAATGTTTTATGGATTGGCACGGGAGTGCTTGTATTAGGATTCGTAATTTCAATTTTCAGAAGAAGAAAAGAATTACGCAGTTAA
- a CDS encoding CcmD family protein has translation MDSIVKFLLDNSRVLVMLVVLIIWIGIFSYLWKLDKKVQKLEEPD, from the coding sequence ATGGATTCAATTGTAAAATTTTTACTGGATAATTCCAGAGTGCTGGTGATGCTTGTAGTATTGATAATATGGATAGGAATTTTCAGCTACTTGTGGAAGCTCGATAAAAAAGTTCAAAAATTAGAAGAACCGGATTAA
- a CDS encoding heme exporter protein CcmB, with protein sequence MFKSSVEIFRKDFKSELRTRYAFNSLLMFVIVTIAIIKFSLGDEKTDNEILSGLFWIVVFFSASSGLSRVFIKEEEKETSVALKLSTSHPEVLAGKLFFNFALSFLINVVIFVFFIGATGIVIKNFAGFTITFFLGNLGLVSASTIIAAIISKANSKGTLYPVLAFPVLLPLLLSLIEAGKLSAAGVETGRLYSEFLFLFSYTVVVTITSFILFKYIWED encoded by the coding sequence TTGTTTAAAAGTTCGGTAGAGATATTCAGGAAAGATTTTAAGTCTGAATTGAGAACTCGATATGCTTTCAATTCGCTCCTGATGTTTGTAATAGTTACAATCGCCATAATAAAATTTTCATTAGGCGATGAAAAAACCGATAACGAAATTTTATCGGGATTGTTCTGGATTGTAGTATTTTTCAGCGCTTCCAGCGGACTCTCGCGGGTTTTCATTAAGGAAGAAGAAAAAGAAACATCCGTTGCTTTAAAACTCTCCACTTCTCATCCGGAAGTGCTCGCAGGTAAGTTGTTCTTTAATTTTGCTTTATCTTTTTTAATAAACGTTGTAATATTTGTTTTTTTCATAGGAGCTACGGGAATTGTTATAAAAAACTTTGCCGGTTTTACGATTACTTTTTTTCTTGGTAATCTCGGCTTAGTTTCTGCATCTACTATAATTGCAGCAATAATTTCCAAAGCAAATTCAAAAGGAACGCTGTATCCGGTTCTTGCTTTTCCTGTGCTGCTGCCATTGCTTCTGAGTTTAATAGAAGCAGGGAAATTATCGGCAGCCGGAGTAGAAACAGGCAGGTTATATTCGGAATTTTTATTCCTTTTTTCCTATACCGTTGTTGTAACTATTACTTCGTTCATATTGTTTAAATATATCTGGGAAGACTAG
- a CDS encoding aldo/keto reductase yields the protein MIKRKIGNSDLEVFPIGLGAMGMSEFYGKADDNESIKTLHAAVEHGVNFIDTADMYGIGKNEELLQKAFHDRWNKVVLSTKFGVELKEDGTRGGVNGSPEYVKKACEASLKRLGRESIDLFSLHRVDPKTPIEDTVGAMSELIKEGKVRYIGLSEASGDTIRKANSVHPLTAVQSEYSLWSTDIESGPLPVMRELGIALVAYSPLGRGFLTGQIKKYEDLEENDFRRVNPRFMGENFDKNLQLVKKVEEMAHERKIKASQLALAWLLNQGVDIFPIPGTTKIKNLLENIEAINIQLTQEEISTLKSIMDSISGTRYSEAGMKSVNL from the coding sequence ATGATAAAAAGAAAAATAGGTAACAGTGATTTAGAAGTATTTCCGATTGGCTTAGGCGCAATGGGAATGTCTGAATTTTACGGCAAGGCGGATGACAACGAATCGATAAAAACTTTACATGCTGCAGTTGAGCACGGAGTTAATTTTATTGATACGGCAGATATGTACGGCATCGGAAAAAATGAAGAACTTCTTCAAAAAGCTTTCCATGATAGATGGAATAAAGTTGTTCTTTCTACTAAATTCGGAGTTGAATTAAAGGAAGACGGCACAAGAGGCGGTGTAAACGGAAGTCCTGAATATGTTAAGAAAGCGTGCGAAGCCAGCTTAAAAAGATTAGGTCGGGAGAGCATTGACCTCTTCTCTCTTCATAGAGTTGATCCAAAGACTCCGATAGAAGATACTGTTGGTGCAATGTCAGAGCTTATTAAAGAAGGCAAAGTAAGATATATAGGGTTATCAGAGGCATCAGGCGATACAATCCGTAAAGCAAATTCAGTTCATCCTTTAACGGCAGTTCAGAGTGAGTATTCATTATGGAGTACAGATATCGAAAGTGGTCCGTTGCCTGTAATGAGAGAACTTGGAATTGCTTTGGTTGCTTACAGTCCTTTAGGCAGAGGATTTTTAACAGGTCAAATAAAAAAATACGAAGATTTAGAAGAAAACGATTTTAGAAGAGTTAATCCCCGTTTCATGGGAGAAAACTTCGATAAAAATCTTCAGCTTGTAAAAAAAGTTGAAGAAATGGCGCATGAAAGAAAAATAAAAGCGTCACAGCTTGCTCTTGCATGGCTGTTAAATCAGGGTGTGGATATTTTCCCCATCCCGGGAACAACAAAAATTAAAAACCTTCTTGAGAATATTGAAGCCATAAACATCCAGCTCACTCAGGAAGAAATCAGTACACTCAAATCAATAATGGATTCCATTTCCGGCACCAGGTATTCTGAAGCAGGAATGAAATCCGTTAATTTGTAA
- a CDS encoding ligase-associated DNA damage response DEXH box helicase, translating to MNTGQEKIQSWFTFKGWKSFEFQEEVWDLYSKGYSGLIHSATGTGKTYSAFLGSVIEYLNEDQSKKNKTKKSSLKVVWITPMRALANDIVKSLKLPINDMGIDWTIESRTGDTTTTQRARQMKSMPDVLVTTPESLTLLISQKDSKKMFSDLRCIVIDEWHELLSSKRGVMTELALARLRMWNKKLKVWGVSATIGNLKTALQVLVGNKKNIKTKIVEGIQSKEIIIDSIMPDKIERFPWAGHIGLQLLPKVVEEIDKWRSVIVFTNTRSQTEIWFQAILNERPDWAGRIALHHGSIGREVREFVENELREGKMKCVVSTSSLDLGVDFSPVERVLQVGSPKGVARLLQRAGRSGHQPGGVSRVTCVPTNAFELIEISAVRDAALENKVEDRIPIEKPLDLLSQHLVTLALGDGYELDKVYKEVKTTYSYRNLTEAEFLWALDFVTKGGSTLEAYPEFHKVVKEDDKYIVENRRIAQRHRMSIGTIVSESSMIVQFMGGSRLGSIEESFISRLNPGDVFVFSGRSLEFIKAKDMTAYVKKSNRKNGIVPRWDGGRLPLSGMLSEGIRKNITSAKHGIYKSREMQAVQSLLEFQDELSALPAFNEILIEKIKTREGFHVFIYTFEGKLVNEGFNALFGYRISKIKSMTFSMASSDYGLELLSSEEIPIEEAIQNGLFSTDNLLDDIQQSLNTSELSKRQFRQIARIAGLIFQGYPGSNKSVRQIQASTGLFYDIFTKYDPENLLLHQTHREVLENQLEQTRLVQTLKRFNKSKITITNPERPTPLCFPLLAEIFREKMSTEQFSDRIRKLIEQYDKEN from the coding sequence TTGAACACAGGACAGGAAAAAATACAATCTTGGTTTACTTTCAAAGGATGGAAATCTTTTGAATTTCAGGAAGAAGTATGGGATTTATATTCTAAGGGATATTCAGGTTTAATTCACTCAGCAACCGGCACAGGAAAAACATATTCCGCTTTCCTTGGTTCAGTTATAGAATATCTTAACGAAGACCAGTCTAAAAAAAATAAAACAAAAAAGTCTTCGCTGAAAGTCGTATGGATTACTCCTATGCGCGCGCTGGCAAATGATATTGTGAAATCACTTAAGCTGCCTATCAATGATATGGGAATTGACTGGACGATTGAATCAAGAACAGGTGATACTACAACGACGCAAAGGGCTAGGCAGATGAAATCCATGCCCGATGTTTTAGTTACCACCCCTGAAAGTCTGACGTTACTCATCTCTCAGAAAGACAGTAAAAAAATGTTCAGTGATTTAAGATGTATTGTAATTGATGAATGGCACGAGCTTCTTTCTTCCAAGCGCGGAGTAATGACAGAGCTTGCACTTGCGCGATTAAGAATGTGGAATAAAAAATTGAAAGTGTGGGGAGTATCAGCTACAATAGGAAATTTAAAAACAGCTCTTCAGGTTTTAGTTGGAAACAAAAAAAATATAAAAACAAAAATTGTTGAGGGAATACAAAGTAAGGAAATAATTATCGATTCCATAATGCCCGATAAGATTGAAAGATTTCCATGGGCTGGCCACATCGGATTACAATTACTTCCAAAAGTTGTTGAAGAAATTGATAAGTGGAGAAGTGTAATTGTTTTTACCAACACTCGTTCGCAGACTGAAATTTGGTTTCAGGCAATATTAAATGAACGGCCTGACTGGGCTGGAAGAATCGCCTTACATCACGGCTCTATAGGTAGAGAAGTACGTGAGTTTGTTGAGAATGAACTGCGTGAAGGAAAAATGAAATGCGTAGTAAGCACTTCTTCATTAGATTTAGGTGTGGACTTTTCTCCCGTTGAAAGAGTTCTCCAAGTCGGCAGCCCAAAAGGAGTTGCCCGTTTACTGCAAAGAGCAGGCAGAAGCGGTCACCAGCCGGGAGGAGTAAGCAGAGTTACCTGCGTGCCTACAAATGCATTTGAGCTTATTGAAATTTCCGCTGTTCGGGATGCAGCGCTGGAAAATAAAGTGGAGGATAGAATTCCTATTGAAAAACCGCTTGATTTACTTTCGCAGCATTTAGTAACTCTTGCGCTGGGAGACGGTTATGAGCTTGATAAAGTTTATAAGGAAGTGAAAACAACTTACTCTTATAGAAATTTAACTGAAGCTGAATTTTTGTGGGCGCTGGATTTTGTAACAAAAGGTGGCTCAACACTTGAAGCTTATCCCGAATTTCATAAAGTTGTGAAGGAAGATGATAAATATATAGTAGAAAACAGAAGGATTGCACAAAGACACAGAATGTCCATAGGAACAATTGTAAGTGAGTCGTCTATGATTGTGCAGTTCATGGGAGGAAGCAGGCTTGGAAGCATTGAAGAATCTTTTATATCCAGATTAAATCCCGGTGATGTTTTTGTTTTTTCAGGTAGGTCATTGGAGTTCATTAAGGCGAAAGATATGACTGCCTATGTAAAAAAGTCCAACCGGAAAAACGGAATCGTTCCAAGATGGGACGGAGGAAGATTGCCTTTATCAGGAATGCTTAGTGAAGGAATCAGAAAAAATATTACAAGCGCAAAACACGGGATTTATAAATCACGTGAGATGCAGGCAGTACAATCATTACTAGAATTTCAGGATGAACTTTCTGCTCTGCCTGCATTCAATGAAATATTAATTGAAAAAATAAAAACAAGAGAAGGCTTTCATGTTTTCATTTATACATTCGAGGGTAAATTAGTTAACGAAGGATTTAATGCTTTATTCGGATATAGAATATCTAAAATTAAATCCATGACTTTCTCTATGGCTTCAAGTGATTACGGACTTGAGCTGTTAAGCAGTGAAGAAATTCCTATTGAAGAAGCAATTCAGAACGGATTATTTTCAACAGATAATTTACTGGATGATATACAGCAAAGTCTGAATACATCTGAGCTATCTAAAAGGCAGTTCAGACAAATTGCAAGAATTGCAGGATTAATATTTCAGGGTTATCCTGGAAGTAATAAATCAGTAAGACAGATCCAGGCATCGACTGGATTATTTTATGATATATTCACAAAGTACGACCCTGAAAATTTATTGCTGCATCAGACACACAGGGAAGTTTTAGAAAATCAACTGGAGCAAACAAGATTAGTGCAGACACTAAAAAGATTTAATAAAAGTAAGATAACAATTACAAATCCCGAGCGGCCAACTCCTTTATGTTTCCCTCTGCTGGCAGAGATATTCAGAGAGAAAATGTCGACTGAGCAGTTCAGTGACAGGATAAGAAAGTTAATTGAGCAATACGATAAAGAGAATTAA
- the pdeM gene encoding ligase-associated DNA damage response endonuclease PdeM, translated as MVIIIADEKLELFPEKAIYWEKERILFISDTHFGKTSTFRIQGIPVPAGGLNEDLKKITSLLNKTKAEKIYFLGDLFHSRMGKTPSVLDAVINWRENHKEIEMNLIRGNHDYHAGDPCEELDIKCYDEPFDLSPFVLKHEPEKSNDGYVLCGHIHPSIHLYGKGGSSLKAHCFYFTEKYAVLPAFGDFTGTYKIRPAENDRVFAVADDHIFEIKPKVFQ; from the coding sequence ATGGTCATAATAATTGCAGATGAAAAATTAGAACTCTTTCCTGAGAAAGCAATATACTGGGAGAAGGAAAGAATTTTATTTATATCTGATACTCATTTCGGAAAAACTTCAACCTTCAGAATTCAGGGAATTCCTGTCCCCGCCGGCGGACTTAATGAAGATCTAAAAAAAATCACTTCACTTTTAAATAAAACTAAGGCAGAGAAAATTTATTTTCTTGGAGATTTATTCCATTCACGTATGGGAAAAACTCCCAGTGTTCTTGATGCTGTTATTAATTGGAGAGAGAATCATAAGGAAATAGAAATGAATCTGATTAGGGGCAACCATGATTATCATGCAGGTGATCCGTGTGAAGAATTAGATATTAAATGTTATGATGAACCATTTGACTTATCCCCCTTTGTATTAAAGCATGAGCCGGAAAAATCAAATGACGGGTATGTTCTTTGCGGGCACATTCATCCCAGTATCCATCTTTATGGTAAAGGAGGAAGCTCATTAAAAGCCCATTGTTTTTACTTCACTGAGAAATATGCAGTACTTCCTGCTTTCGGAGATTTTACAGGGACATATAAAATCAGACCAGCCGAAAACGACAGAGTGTTTGCTGTTGCAGATGATCACATTTTTGAAATAAAACCAAAAGTATTTCAGTAA
- the ccsA gene encoding cytochrome c biogenesis protein CcsA: protein MAPIDFIPGLGERARNIFFHVPMSWVASVAFLMSMYFSIRYLTTKNMDFDLKAHCAAEIGLVFCVLGYVTGTIWARVDWGTFFKIDEPRMMSILLLMLIYAAYLILRSSIDEEEKKARLSAVYLIIAFLTVPFFIFIMPRVFPGLHPGSADDSQSPGGGPVVKNEMNSSMRVIFYTSSIGFVMLYVWIYNLRVRIEKLTIKKLRRIAV from the coding sequence ATGGCACCGATTGATTTTATCCCGGGATTGGGCGAGCGCGCAAGAAACATTTTCTTTCACGTGCCTATGAGCTGGGTTGCATCAGTAGCTTTTTTAATGTCTATGTATTTTTCAATCAGGTATCTGACTACGAAAAATATGGACTTCGATCTTAAAGCCCATTGCGCCGCTGAAATAGGTTTAGTCTTTTGTGTACTTGGATATGTAACAGGCACTATCTGGGCAAGAGTTGACTGGGGCACATTCTTTAAAATAGATGAGCCGCGCATGATGTCAATATTATTACTGATGTTAATCTACGCTGCATATTTAATTCTCCGTTCTTCAATAGATGAAGAAGAAAAAAAGGCAAGACTTTCCGCTGTGTATTTAATCATAGCTTTTTTAACCGTTCCGTTCTTTATTTTCATTATGCCGAGAGTATTTCCGGGATTACATCCCGGCTCTGCAGATGACTCACAAAGTCCAGGCGGCGGACCCGTAGTAAAAAACGAAATGAACTCTTCTATGAGAGTTATATTTTATACTTCGTCAATAGGATTTGTAATGTTGTACGTATGGATTTATAATTTAAGAGTCAGGATAGAAAAATTAACAATTAAAAAGTTAAGGAGAATAGCAGTTTAA